The following are encoded together in the Astyanax mexicanus isolate ESR-SI-001 chromosome 8, AstMex3_surface, whole genome shotgun sequence genome:
- the si:ch211-71m22.1 gene encoding phospholipid scramblase 1 yields MASAVTSIDLQTKNAFPNPNYGQTPTPPGYVPPQAPAMMPVPQRPVGCPPGLEYLTQIDQLLVHQKIELAEVILGWETNNKYLVKNTLGQQVFYVAEENDCCTRQCCGPMRSFVLHVQDNMGQEVMTLTRPLRCASCCCPCCLQELEVQAPPGNPIGYVIQKWHPFLPKFIVQNEKREDVLRIQGPFCACNCCSDVNFEVMSMDESTQVGRICKQWTGMLQEAFTDADNFGIKFPMDLDVKIKAVLFGALFLIDFMFFENSNNKH; encoded by the exons ATGGCTTCAGCTG TTACCTCCATCGATCTCCAAACAAAAAATGCCTTTCCTAATCCCAATTACGGTCAAACACCAACTCCACCAG gctaTGTACCGCCCCAGGCTCCTGCAATGATGCCTGTCCCTCAGAGGCCAGTCGGCTGCCCCCCAGGACTGGAGTACCTGACCCAG ATCGACCAGCTCCTCGTCCATCAGAAAATAGAGTTGGCTGAGG TTATTTTAGGCTGGGAGACCAATAATAAGTATCTGGTGAAGAACACACTGGGGCAGCAGGTGTTTTATGTGGCGGAGGAGAACGACTGCTGTACCAGACAGTGCTGTGGACCCATGCGCTCCTTCGTCCTCCATGTGCAGGACAACATGGGCCAGGAGGTGATGACCCTCACACGACCTCTGAGATGCGCTAGCTGCTGTTGCCCCTGCTGCCTGCAAGAG CTTGAAGTTCAGGCTCCTCCAGGAAACCCGATTGGATATGTGATTCAGAAGTGGCACCCGTTCTTACCCAAATTCATCGTACAGAACGAGAAGAGAGAGGATGTTCTGAGGATCCAGGGTCCGTTCTGTGCTTGTAACTGCTGTTCAGATGTGAATTTTGAG GTAATGTCCATGGATGAGAGCACACAGGTGGGCAGGATCTGTAAGCAGTGGACTGGAATGCTACAGGAAGCCTTCACAGATGCTGACAACTTCGGCATTAAGTTCCCCATGGACCTGGACGTGAAGATCAAGGCTGTTCTTTTCGGGGCCTTATTTCTCATT GACTTCATGTTCTTTGAGAACAGTAACAACAAACACTGA
- the LOC103030036 gene encoding phospholipid scramblase 2 isoform X1: MTPVYTTGLPSDSVYPPPVYGQQYGLPPGYVTTQVPAAMPPPPPGYVPPQAPVMMPAPQCPPGCPPGLEYLTQIDQILIHQKVELMEAMLGWETNNQYVVKNSLGQQVFLAAEENDFCTRTMCGPMRSFVLHLQDNTGREVLTLTRPLNCSSCCFPCCLQELEVQSPPGQPIGYVIQKWHPYLPKFTIKDERKQSVMQIVGPFCDCNCCSDVNFEVMSLDGASVIGRISKQWTGMEAEMLTDADNFGVQFPMDLDVKIKAVILSACFLIDFMYFENSPKQDSHHY, translated from the exons ATGACTCCTG TTTATACCACTGGCTTACCTTCTGACAGTGTCTACCCACCACCCGTATATGGACAGCAATATGGACTACCACCAG GTTACGTGACCACGCAGGTACCTGCAGCGATGCCACCTCCTCCTCCAG GCTACGTGCCACCTCAGGCACCTGTAATGATGCCTGCCCCCCAGTGCCCACCCGGCTGCCCCCCAGGACTCGAGTACTTGACCCAG ATCGACCAAATCCTTATCCATCAGAAGGTGGAACTAATGGAAG CTATGTTGGGTTGGGAGACCAACAACCAGTATGTAGTTAAAAACAGTCTAGGGCAGCAGGTGTTCCTCGCAGCTGAGGAGAACGACTTTTGTACGAGAACGATGTGCGGACCCATGCGCTCTTTCGTTCTTCACCTCCAGGACAACACAGGACGGGAAGTGCTCACTCTCACTCGCCCACTAAACTGCAGCAGCTGCTGCTTTCCATGCTGTCTGCAAGAG CTTGAGGTCCAGTCCCCTCCAGGACAACCTATTGGATATGTAATCCAGAAATGGCACCCTTACCTCCCCAAGTTCACTATTAAGGATGAAAGAAAACAATCAGTGATGCAGATAGTGGGACCTTTCTGCGACTGTAACTGCTGTTCTGATGTGAATTTTGAG GTGATGTCCCTGGATGGAGCCTCTGTAATTGGCAGGATAAGCAAACAGTGGACAGGCATGGAGGCAGAAATGCTCACAGATGCAGACAATTTCGGTGTGCAGTTTCCCATGGATCTGGATGTCAAAATCAAGGCAGTTATTTTAAGCGCCTGTTTCCTCATT GATTTCATGTATTTTGAAAATTCACCAAAGCAAGATTCCCATCATTATTAA
- the LOC103030036 gene encoding phospholipid scramblase 1 isoform X2 yields the protein MLGWETNNQYVVKNSLGQQVFLAAEENDFCTRTMCGPMRSFVLHLQDNTGREVLTLTRPLNCSSCCFPCCLQELEVQSPPGQPIGYVIQKWHPYLPKFTIKDERKQSVMQIVGPFCDCNCCSDVNFEVMSLDGASVIGRISKQWTGMEAEMLTDADNFGVQFPMDLDVKIKAVILSACFLIDFMYFENSPKQDSHHY from the exons ATGTTGGGTTGGGAGACCAACAACCAGTATGTAGTTAAAAACAGTCTAGGGCAGCAGGTGTTCCTCGCAGCTGAGGAGAACGACTTTTGTACGAGAACGATGTGCGGACCCATGCGCTCTTTCGTTCTTCACCTCCAGGACAACACAGGACGGGAAGTGCTCACTCTCACTCGCCCACTAAACTGCAGCAGCTGCTGCTTTCCATGCTGTCTGCAAGAG CTTGAGGTCCAGTCCCCTCCAGGACAACCTATTGGATATGTAATCCAGAAATGGCACCCTTACCTCCCCAAGTTCACTATTAAGGATGAAAGAAAACAATCAGTGATGCAGATAGTGGGACCTTTCTGCGACTGTAACTGCTGTTCTGATGTGAATTTTGAG GTGATGTCCCTGGATGGAGCCTCTGTAATTGGCAGGATAAGCAAACAGTGGACAGGCATGGAGGCAGAAATGCTCACAGATGCAGACAATTTCGGTGTGCAGTTTCCCATGGATCTGGATGTCAAAATCAAGGCAGTTATTTTAAGCGCCTGTTTCCTCATT GATTTCATGTATTTTGAAAATTCACCAAAGCAAGATTCCCATCATTATTAA